aaccactaagatacacaaccaccactaagacacacaaccaccactaagacacacaaccactaagacacacaaccaccactaagacacacaaccactaagacacacaaccactaagatacacaaccaccactaagacacacaaccaccactaagacacacaaccactaagacacacaaccaccactaagacacacaaccaccactaagacacacaaccactaagacacacaaccactaaGATACACAAccaccacaaagacacacaaccaccactaagacacacaaccaccactaagacacacaaccaccactaagacacacaaccactaagacacacaaccaccactaagacacaaccaccactaagacacacaaccactaaGATACACAAccaccacaaagacacacaaccaccactaagacacacaaccaccactaagacacacaaccactaaGATACACAAccaccacaaagacacacaaccaccactaagatacacaaccaccactaagaTACACAAccaccacaaagacacacaaccaccactaagacacacaaccaccactaagacacacaaccactaagacacacaaccaccactaagacacacaaccactaagacacacaaccaccactaagacacaaccaccactaagacacacaaccacaaagacacacaaccaccattaagacacacaaccaccactaagacacacaaccacaaagacacacagccactactaagacacacaaccacaaagacacacaaccacaaagacacaaccacaaagacacacagccactactaagacacacaaccacaaagacacacaaccacaaagacacaaccacaaagacacacaaccaccactaagacacacaaccactaagacacacaaccaccactaagacacacaaccaccactaagacacacaaccactaagacacacaaccaccactaagacacaaccaccactaagacacacaaccacaaagacacacaaccacaaagacacacaaccaccattaagacacacaaccaccactaagacacaaccactaagacacacaaccactaagacacaaccacaaagacacacaaccacaaagacacaaccacaaagacacacagccACTACTAAGACACAACCACCaataagacacacaaccaccaataagacacacaaccactaagacacacaaccaccaataagacacacaaccaccaataagacacacaaccactaagacacacaaccaccactaagacacacaaccaccaataagacacacaaccactaagacacacaaccaccaatAAGACACAACCACCaataagacacacaaccactaagacacacaaccaccactaagacacacaaccacaaagacacacaaccacaaagacacacaaccactaagacacacaaccaccactaagacacacaaccacaaagacacacaaccacaaagacacacaaccactaagacacacaaccaccaataagacacacaaccaccaataagacacacaaccacaaagacacacaaccaccactaagacacacaaccaccactaagaTACAcaaccactaagacacacaaccaccactaagacacacaaccaccaataagacacacaaccacaaagacacacaaccaccattaagacacacaaccaccactaagacacacaaccactaaGATACAcaaccactaagacacacaaccaccaataagacacacaaccaccactaagacacacaaccactaaGATACAcaaccactaagacacacaaccaccaataagacacacaaccaccaataagacacacaaccactaaGACACAACAATTTCAAAACATCATAGATTATGCTCCCgaccccccctctctagagtcgatgctcatgcagcttgccatgtggtggacatcTTAACAGTCATTAGTCATCTGTATTCTTGAacgagaaagaaagaaagaaagaaagaaagggttAATTTGTCTCTCCATAAGTGACAGTTACAGAGAGTCACCAGTGTCACAAGGCccggagacacacacacacgcgcgcgcacacacacgcacacacacacataatcctCTGCAGCGGTTTCACTGCAGGGATTCCTTGAATGAGGGTGTGGGTGTATCCGTTGTGTCTGCATGGTTTTTGTGTAACATGTCGTTAGCAGTTGATATAAATTAaattatgtgtttattttttattagagaCAAAAAGCAGAAGATATGAGAGGAACAGGAGACCAGCGATATCTGTGAGTCTAGACGGacattaaatatgtatttgttcGTGTAAGACGACTTTGGTATCAGCAAGGTCGTAGCTGTTAAAATAGGATTATATAGAAGATCACAGGCGGCTCCCTCCCCCTTTATACATTATTCATAAGAAActccagtttttattttacacacagACGTGTTGAAAATGTAGTCAGACACATGAAACGTAGacagacaagaaaacaacacaaaagaaaagaagtgagacagaaagaagaacaacgGGAACGAAAATATAAAAGCATCTCATGAGAGGAAGAACACATTTAGTGTAATGTAATCATCATTAGTTTACTCTGTAAAAGGTATTACATTAAAACTAGAGGTGTACGGTTCATTATTCACAGAGCTGAATTGTGATTCCTAAATGGTTCACAAACTAGGGTGGTTAGAGCCGACTGGTTAGAGGGATGTATTGTTTGGTGTCATCTACATAAAAATGGAAATTAATATTGTTTATCCAATAATGTGACCCAAAGGAAACATGCATaaggaaaataataatgtgCCGTGAATTGAACCCTGGGGAACACCGCATGTGAGGGGGGCAGAGGATGAGGAAACTTCTCCCATAGCAACAGAGAAAGATTTGAgaattataaaatgtttttattatttgtattgatcctttattttagcaggGAGGACCCACTGAGACCGACGCTTGTCTTCTGGATACCCTCTGTGTTTCTTAGTCATATGTGAATGTTTGTCAGCAAACTTTATTTAGAAATTATTCCTTGTGGTTGCTCATTTCTTTCCGTTAGcctgatttatttcttttcaaaacTGTGTTGCATATTTAACTAACTTGACCACGGAGCCTTGCATGTTAGAAGGTGACGTTAATGGGGAATCTTTGCATGTCATCATATTTTGAACTTTAGGGCCACAGACTAAGCTGCTGTATTTGGGAGTTGGGAGTAAGAACACGTTTCAATGAGTTGGTGTTGATACTGATTCTGTATCATCACGTCTGTGTCACTCATGAACTGGGACATTTACCATAGTGAATACTGCTGTGATCAATTCTGCTCTTTGAAGCGCACAGATGCTTAAATTTAGGATTTGAGGAAAGAGACCGTGACTGCTTCACTTTTTGTTGTATCTCATCCTCATCCCCTCCCTAGGCAGTCTGGTACCATGGTAACCACTGCCTCacccctatctctctctctctctctctctctctctctctctctttccatgaCTTTGAAGACATTCGTGTGACCTACATTACTGCTCCTAGAAGATCTTTATTGCTACCTTCTCCTCTGTTGGTCCTACCTGCTGCACAACCGTCCTTCCCCCAACTCCGGGGGAGTTGGTACTGCTGACATGTTCTTACTACGGACTATACCATCTGGAGTGTTATCAGGGGTTTTCAGTGATCTGATGAACCACCTGGAGGGAACATATGGGCATTCCTATAGTGAGAATAacagactgtttgtgtgtttgggtcCAGTGTTGGCTAGAGCTCTCAGGAAGGTCACGGAAAAAACTAAAATCAGTCCAAGATGCACATTTCctatataattattaaaacaacTGTTCAAATACATTGCTTCTTAATCTATGAATCCTTCACCAATTTACTTGTTGTACTTGAGGGTTACATGTGTGGTTTTGGTCTCGATCACTGAAAACCTTGGTCTGGTCTTGGTTTTGATATACTCCATTCTTGGTCATGACTTGATCTTGCCTATGGTGGTCTTGATTTCATTCCTAACAATCAAAGTTGAAAGGGTACAATCAAGGACAGGAAAGAACTAGAAGACTTCTTACCAACAACCGTCTAatttttatctgttttctaACTCAATCCTCATCATTGTCTTGtccgcccctccccccccccccccctctccaggGCACAGGGGATGTAGGCTGCTCTCAGTTTGGATACTCTGAGAATTACATCAACATCAAAGTCCATTGCGTTTCCCTACATCAGACCTGAAGAGGAcggattttgttgttttaagggACATATGCTGCTCTGGGAATAAGAAACATATCGATGACGAAAGGCATTTTAAATGGGAATATTGGGAGTTCTGGATGTCTTGCCCCTTATTAAATCATTCAGAAGTCAGTAGTGGATTGTACactaaaataacagaaaaacaaatctaaatctGATCTTCAGCACTCTTTCCTGGGTGTTGTGTGGAAAAGTCTTGCAGGAAGGGGTTACAACCCTCTAATTGTGATTGCAAGATCCAGAAAAGGGTGTGTCTGAATGTCTTGGCCCTCCGTATGTCTACAGAAATGCATCCAATTTTCACAACAAAAGCCATGCCTTGCCTAAAATCCATCAGTTTCAAATACTCTTAAGAAGTTAATGTGAATGATTTTCACCGTCCTCTCTGATGCATAATGGAATGAATTGTGAgacaaagagataaaaaaaaccttgtatCTGAACAAGCCCCCTCTCCTGGCTACACTGTGGCATAAGGGGTGTGTTTGGAGGTTCACCCCCAGCTGGCTGGCGCTCGCAGATGGAGGCCCACCAACACTCCCCAGATAGCAGCAGCGAGGAGTGCACCGTCCTGGAGGCTCCACCCGGCAAAAATGCCTGCCCACAACATTCAGGGAAGGTAGGAAAGTGACTTCAAAAGGGCTCACCAATCTGTGTTTCCATTTCCGTCTAATAAATGTGTGGTGATAACATGTGCAATATCTCTATAATGCACACGCCTCACTGTGAAAACACTTCTCAGGGAAGGCTGGATGTTAATGCCTAGGCAAGATAATATCACGCACCTAAACTGTCACCTTCTAGTCCTTTTTATGCAACACAACACACGGAAAATCCTAGAAAACCTCCAGCTAACCCATTTTTCAAAGACCTAGACACTTTTCTATACCTACCTCCCCTGTTTACAAACAGAATTACAAGCTCTGTTACACCTTTCCACTTACCATCCGCAGGTGGCAGACCACTACTGTTCAGCATGCGAGTGTGCGCTGTGTGAGGACTGTGTAGGGGACCATGTAGAGCACCCTAAAGTACCCCTCAGCCAGGCCCTGGAGCAGCACCGGAGCAGCCTGCAGGAGAGCCTGGGGACTATCCAGAGCAGGTAGAAATCTATGTTTTAAATTGTCCTTATTTGGCATTGTACAAAAACTGTTAAGTCAATGTGATGGCTTTTTTGAAGGGTTTCATTGCCACATGACCAATGAACCCTTACCTCCCAAAGTCACAAGGACACAGACTTCTCATTTCAAAGTATTTGTCTTACTTTGTAAAATGATACAGTGTGGTAGGTACCCTGTAGCTGGAAAGGTGAAGTACATGTTTTAGActaaacatttcactttaactgtgaaaacaaagaagtagaaaacatctaaaaaattGTTGTTAAGTTAATGAATTTAGTAACCATCCACCTGCTCACAGCTGCACAGATATTACAGGACATAGATACCACACGGGAAAACTTTCAAGAAGTGAAAAGGAGATGCTGACATCTGGTGGAAAGGCAGGGAATTACTCAATTGTTAAgcaacatggaaaaaaagagcagattgATTTTGATGAGAATAAGATTGCCCCTAGATTGTTATGCAATCCCACATACAGATGCAGACAAATTCACATAAGCCTTGCATTCACAAAATCCATGGGGATGCAAAGCCCAGatggaaacatttaaattcctaaaaaataaattacaatcaAATGTTTCTTAAGCCTCACTGCAAACAGGTTTATTTTATCTGCCCCACAGGACAACATAGTATCCCTGCTGGGACCTTTTTGATGGTGGTGAAGAATTAATAATGCTGACGCTTGTACAAAGGGATGTAACAGGCTCTttcatttttgtaatttttgtaatttatttcaaggatagccccttgagatgcatcatctcattttcaagggggtccttacaaaacataaattaatcatcataatacaaaatcaaaataaaaggtaaatccaaaacataataccaaacatttaaacacagagacacccacaccacaaacacacacacactcacattcgcTCACACTTAATGCTCCCCCAAGTCTAGCCACCCACCAACCAGCCAGTgttacacaatcagaaaaaatctgaagagaaaaaaatatatatatgtaataataaaaaaataaaaagaaagaaagaaaggaaaacctctgcatatatatatgcatacacactatacagtacTTACACACATAGTGTACGCAACATTAAGGCACAAGGTACAGAACAGTACATACATGTAGATATGAGGTACAAGCAGGTCCAGACAAACTAAGttgaacagagaaagaaaatcaaaagcaagagCAGGATGTTTGACAATGAGTATGTAGAGATGATTTAAAGATATGAAAAGAGCTTTCCTCAGCTGTATTCCAATCTTTTACCTCATATGTGTCTATACAGGCTGCCTCAGATTTCAGACGCCCTCTCCTTCATTAAAGAGATTCTTCAGCAGCTGACAAATCAGAGAGCTTCCATCGAAGAGGACATCCAGTCCAGCTTTGAGGATCTGCACAAGCAGCTGGATGTCCGGAAGAGTGTTTTGCTGATGGAGCTGGAGGTCACATATGGTCTCAAACAGAAGGTACATACATCCTACATATCAGAAAGACTTAGCTGTAATTTATATTGTGGTGCTATTCTGAATTTGTGAGCTGAATAATCTTAGCTGAGcaattaattgtgtttttcaaaaacttcttattgtttttggggaaaagtaaaagaaaatctcaTATCTGTCTCCAGGTCCTCCAGGCCCAGGTTGATAGCCTTGTCCGGGGGGAAGGTGACATCATGGCCTCTAGTACTCAGACGGAAGAGGCTCTGGCTGGGGAGGCATGTGTGGCAAGCCATCAGGTGGAACGGGAACTGCAAGAGAATCTTCAGGAGCTTGCCGGTCTCGGGCTACCATGTCAGCCAGAGGAGAACGATCAGCTGGATCTGATAATGGAGACTGACGGGTTAAGGAAGTCTATACACAACTTAGGGACCATCGTTACAACCAGGTTGTACAGTTCAAAATAATTAGGCCCCTGCTAAAAATACTTTTGTGTTTACTAACGTTTTAATGACTTGTCATCTGCTCATCATCAGTGCCGTGGCAAGCCAGAGTGAAGCCATGGGTGCAGGCCTggagcagtgcattgtgggacatCCTTCCTCTGTTACCATAGTGACAAGAGACAAGTCAGGTGGAGCCTGTAAGAGTGGCAATGCAATCCTGTCAGCGGAGGTTAGCCTTACGCCCACATTCAAGTAAAATGTGGTAAAACACACCAAAATGACATCAAATAATCCTTGTGTTTATCCAGGTGTTCACCCCTGATGGAAGCATAGTGGACGGTGAAATAGTGGACCACAAGAATGGAACCTATGAGTTTGTGTACATAGTACCAAAGGAGGGTAACTTCTCATTGGCTCTTCGTCTGTATGACCAGCACATCAAAGGAAGCCCTTTCAAACTGACAGTCAGTGGCGCATTTGAGGCTGAAGTCGAGGTGAGTGGAGAGTGTGTGGGTTGGTGAAATCAGCTGtatgtcaaatattttaaacaaaggtgaaaacaaaacaactgtcTTGCACAGCCTCAACTGTCACGGTACactttaaacaaaccagttcATTATAAGTGTAAATTAAAGATGAGATAACTGAGGAAATATGCTTAGGACAATAAGTGTTAGATATATTGATACCATTGAAGTATTGAAACAAATATGATTGTTCAGAACACCCCTGACCCAAAGTCTGGTCTCGTCATTTTTAGGTCAGAATACACCAACCAGAAATCCTAAATTCATGCTTTAAAGTCATGTATTTTTGTCCCACCAGGTGTCCCCCTCCACCACCACTGCAACAAACTCAGCTGCTTACGCAACCCCATCCACGGGCTCCTCTGAGGGGGCAAAACGACGAGGAAAGTCCCCTGGCCAGAAGAAGAAAGGTTCCAAGAGGGCCAGCAGCGCCCTGGGCACCCCACGACGCAAAACCCAGAACCCCATTGAGGACGACCTGATCTTCAGGATTGGTGAGACATTACTTTGACATTACTGATACTAAAGCTAATGCTAATTCAATTATCAGAGCTAATAAATGTTGTATCCAAGGACAGGTTCAGTCTGGCTGCCCGCAATGCTTCTCTACtcttaacattttgaaaacagaaaatactacTTTTTAATGCAGCTATAGGCTTTAATTGTATTTCAAGAACGACAAAAAATGATAAAGACATGGGCCATGATGCAACCAAAAACACTCAATGATTTCCTTCACAACATTTTACTTCCTGTTAATCAAAAGACgctttgggttagggttagtgccagaacaaaaacaaacaaaaatgattgaaatacattttcttgtTCTATCCAGGAACAAAGGGGAGGAACAAAGGAGAGTTCACTAATCTTCAAGGAGTGGCTGCCTCTTCCACTGGCAGGATCCTGATTGCTGACAGCAACAATCAGTGTGTTCAGGTATAGCCATTTTTTTACAGAAGTCTGAGAATGGACTTGGAATGTGTTAAAATTGATGGTATGCATTATATACATCAATGTCCTCACAGTTGTCTCTTTGTTTCAGATTTTTGCAAATGAGGGGGAATTCAAGAGCCGTTTTGGGGTGAGGGGACGATCACCGGGGCAACTACAGCGTCCTACAGGGGTAGCTGTGCACCCCAGTGGTGACATCATCATTGCTGACTATGACAACAAATGGGTCAGCATCTTCTCCTGTGAAGGAAAGTTCAAGGTAGTCGTACAGATGTGACATTTAGCTGTCAAAGGATCTAGGGTTACAGTTTTGAATACATTGTGTAAATTGTACTGTACATTTTAcaaggattttatttattttatacttaACTTACCATAACAACAAATATCTaaatgatgttgttttctgatgTCTAATTCTCctcatgtgttgtgtgtggtttCTATCAGGCAAAGCTTGGCTCTGGGAGACTCATGGGGCCAAAGGGTGTGACCATAGACCTGAATGGAAATGTGATAGTTGTTGACAACAAGGCATGCACTGTCTTCATCTTCCAGCTGACTGGCAAGCTCATCACCAAGTTTGGAAGTCGAGGCAATGGTGACAAACAATTTGCAGGTAGATAACCTTCAATGAAACAGACTGCCCAGTgaacaacttaaaaaacatgTAAGAAATAGGTAGGAACATTTCATCCTGAATATTTGATAGACCAAAGCTCAGGTAACATTTTAATAGCAATGAAGATTCATATAAAGAGTCATGTTGGGGTGGGGCTGAAAAGAAAGGTCAATGTTAAAAGGACAGACAGCACAGTTAAAAGATATCCAACAGCCAACAGCATTCCTAACAGTCACAGcacaaagaaaaagttaaaaggATATATCCAAACATACCAGCCATAAGGAAGGCAAAACTCAGTCATCACATGTATATCCTCCTTACATACACTcacaacagcagcacagcacaTAGAACAACCACCCGTGATAGAGTCCTTGAAAGCTGATTTAGGGATAAGAGTGTCCAGTTTGAGAGTTTTTTGTAAGTTGTTCCAGTCAATtgctgggttagggttagctaACTACCTTAGCCCTGAAGACCAAGAAGGGTTTTGTTAGAATAAACCAGTGCATTTTACGACGAGTGTGTAAGGATGACCAGTTGACAGAGGAATATAGGGTGCAGTGGTGAGTATTGAAAGAGGCATTGATGACAAACCGGATGGCGGAGTGATAGAGAACGTCAAGTTTATGGAGTGAGGCTTTGCATGCTGATCTATATATTACGTCACCGTAGTCTAACATTGGGAGTATTGTCATTTGGACCAGAGTTAGTTTGGCAGAGGGAATGAGGGTGGGGTGCATTCTGTACAGGAAAACAAGTTTGGTTAAATTTCAACTCCACTGTCCACACAATCAAACCAACAACGAGATTTAAGGGGTGTGTGCTGCACTCTGCCCAAACAAAAGGCGAGATGACAGCTGGATGAATGAGCAAGCTATCTGACAATGTTTCTGACAGGTCCAAACACAACTGCAAATAAAAGCAAAGCTGAACTGAACAATTTCAATTTATAACAATGAGTCACCTGGATGGTATTCATCCATTCAGGGTGGATTGCAATATAGAGCATGGTGGCAAATGATAATGACACCCAGCATACCAGCCCCCAAAGGCACAAGCAGGGTGTCAAGGTACAGGGAGAACACATTGGCACAAGCTCTCCCACCCTTTAACCCTCCTCTatgttttaaaaccaaaatgcTGATAAAATCTTATGAATCTTATTCTTACAGTGATTATCCATCATCTCAGAAAGTagttaaatgtttgttgaaGCCCTTGTTTTGACAGAAGTTAAAAGACCACTTGAAAAGTAAGCACTGAGAGCAGTTGAGGTTTCAGATGGAGGGAACAGTAAGTGTTGAAACCAACAGAACATTTTGCTGAAGTACTGAAAGCCTGTTTTTGTCGATTATGTGTTCTTGTCCTGAAGGTCCACATTTTGCAGCAGTAAACAAGAACAATGAGATCATTGTGACTGACTTCCATAACCACTCTGTCAAGGTAAGGACGTGTTGATTGAATGTTAACTCCccaatatattttttcttgGTCAAGGCCTCTTATCAGGACGCTTGAATGttatgtatttctttttctgtcatggTCAGGTCTTCACCCCAGAGGGAGAACTGGTGTTGAAATTTGGATCTAACGGTGAGGGAAACGGCCAATTCAACGCTCCCACTGGTGTAGCTGTGGACAATAATGGGAACATCATTGTAGCTGACTGGGGCAACAGCAGAATACAGGTATAGCTGTTCTAAGTTGTCCTTACTGTTGTTGGAAGTTTTTAGGTTATATATTGTCTATTTCTTAACAATCCTTTCCAGGTGTTTGATGGCAGTGGCTCCTTTCTGTCCTACATCAACACGTCAGCGGACCCTCTTTATGGACCCCAAGGTCTGGCTCTGACCTCAGATGGACATGTGGTAGTGGCTGACTCTGGTAACCACTGCTTCAAAGTCTACCGCTACCTACAATGATGGAGGCTGGGATGGAGGTGTAAAGCCAATGGAGGAGAGACGGACAGGGGAAGCAGTTGATGGAGTGGAGCGATAAGGTGCATGACGTCCAATTCTAAGAATTGTTGCATGAAACTCTACTGCTGTGTGTAACAATGTAAAGGAGGATCGGGTAGAAAATAAACGATAACAAAGAAGGACCAGTCATAATTACATCACTATACCAAAATGGAGAGAAAAATCAGGTTGACATCATGATGGTTCTGAAACAATCAAACTGGGATACTGGATGATAGAGACTGGGCTCTGAAGCACACTTACCTTAAAATCTGAATGGAGGAGCTGTTCAGGGAAAACTGCAAGTTGATGGTCTATCGTTAGAACGCTTAATGCTGCCCTCATGCAAATTCATCAATTATTACTGAAAAGGATGAAAGGCTGATGCAATGCTGGAGGAAGACCAGATATGCAACAACTGATTGAAGATGTCAATTTCCAcaagtccctctctctccaagTTTGGCATCGTTAGAGAAATAGAGAACTGGATAAAAATGGCTTTAAAGACAGGATGAACAAAAAAGGTTACAGAAGGGGAGGAGTAAAACATCTTTGGAAACAGCCACGGTCTTAAACCCACAATGAGGTAAATTATGGATAACGGGATTGAGATTGATCAAAGGCATGAATGAATCAGTGTGTATATTTTGGAGAGAATGGATTGGAATTTAAGTTTGCTAATGTTCTGCCTTTTAATATTGTATGTTTAAGACAATATAATGGCAACCGTGCTAAAAGTGGTCTTCTTCATGACATGCTCTGTAACTCCCGATTGTTACCCAAGATTTCCCTTACAGCTTTTGTACCAATGATTACATCTGAACACCACAACTCTAACTTTCGAAAGTTAACAATACTTACCGACCATCATAACTAGTCAAGGGGCCCCTTAAGCAAGGCACTTAACTGCAAATCTTTTCAAGCAAACTATGAAAGGGCCTCCTCTGCATGCCAGATTTCCATTACCTGTATGGTTCAGTATCCCTCAAAAATGGCCTTAAAAACCATTGTCAGACAGATTAGGCCACTTTTAGCCTGTTGTACATTGTTGGATATTAGGACTCTCTGAAAATtgaatgtttaatttgtttctttCCATATGCTAGTATTCTTTACAAGTCTTAGGCAAGAGattcatcatttaaaaagacttcctgtATGTGATTGTTTGAATGATCCATTGGTCGGTTGACACAGTCGCTTTAATGAGCAGTGTTGTTTACCTGTGCTTGGTTTGAgtgtaactttattttttctgacaAATCTGTGGCAAGTGTATCCTATATTTGCGagaatatttttaataatatcatgtcaaa
This portion of the Labrus bergylta chromosome 22, fLabBer1.1, whole genome shotgun sequence genome encodes:
- the trim2b gene encoding tripartite motif-containing protein 2 isoform X2, whose protein sequence is MEAHQHSPDSSSEECTVLEAPPGKNACPQHSGKVADHYCSACECALCEDCVGDHVEHPKVPLSQALEQHRSSLQESLGTIQSRLPQISDALSFIKEILQQLTNQRASIEEDIQSSFEDLHKQLDVRKSVLLMELEVTYGLKQKVLQAQVDSLVRGEGDIMASSTQTEEALAGEACVASHQVERELQENLQELAGLGLPCQPEENDQLDLIMETDGLRKSIHNLGTIVTTSAVASQSEAMGAGLEQCIVGHPSSVTIVTRDKSGGACKSGNAILSAEVFTPDGSIVDGEIVDHKNGTYEFVYIVPKEGNFSLALRLYDQHIKGSPFKLTVSGAFEAEVEVSPSTTTATNSAAYATPSTGSSEGAKRRGKSPGQKKKGSKRASSALGTPRRKTQNPIEDDLIFRIGTKGRNKGEFTNLQGVAASSTGRILIADSNNQCVQIFANEGEFKSRFGVRGRSPGQLQRPTGVAVHPSGDIIIADYDNKWVSIFSCEGKFKAKLGSGRLMGPKGVTIDLNGNVIVVDNKACTVFIFQLTGKLITKFGSRGNGDKQFAGPHFAAVNKNNEIIVTDFHNHSVKVFTPEGELVLKFGSNGEGNGQFNAPTGVAVDNNGNIIVADWGNSRIQVFDGSGSFLSYINTSADPLYGPQGLALTSDGHVVVADSGNHCFKVYRYLQ
- the trim2b gene encoding tripartite motif-containing protein 2 isoform X1; its protein translation is MRQKAEDMRGTGDQRYLGVFGGSPPAGWRSQMEAHQHSPDSSSEECTVLEAPPGKNACPQHSGKVADHYCSACECALCEDCVGDHVEHPKVPLSQALEQHRSSLQESLGTIQSRLPQISDALSFIKEILQQLTNQRASIEEDIQSSFEDLHKQLDVRKSVLLMELEVTYGLKQKVLQAQVDSLVRGEGDIMASSTQTEEALAGEACVASHQVERELQENLQELAGLGLPCQPEENDQLDLIMETDGLRKSIHNLGTIVTTSAVASQSEAMGAGLEQCIVGHPSSVTIVTRDKSGGACKSGNAILSAEVFTPDGSIVDGEIVDHKNGTYEFVYIVPKEGNFSLALRLYDQHIKGSPFKLTVSGAFEAEVEVSPSTTTATNSAAYATPSTGSSEGAKRRGKSPGQKKKGSKRASSALGTPRRKTQNPIEDDLIFRIGTKGRNKGEFTNLQGVAASSTGRILIADSNNQCVQIFANEGEFKSRFGVRGRSPGQLQRPTGVAVHPSGDIIIADYDNKWVSIFSCEGKFKAKLGSGRLMGPKGVTIDLNGNVIVVDNKACTVFIFQLTGKLITKFGSRGNGDKQFAGPHFAAVNKNNEIIVTDFHNHSVKVFTPEGELVLKFGSNGEGNGQFNAPTGVAVDNNGNIIVADWGNSRIQVFDGSGSFLSYINTSADPLYGPQGLALTSDGHVVVADSGNHCFKVYRYLQ